A single region of the Terriglobales bacterium genome encodes:
- a CDS encoding class D sortase gives MDLQFWQNIARRSMDRFRAFLRAGVQHAREFRKDRNLRQAISPMLVIVGAVLLGYVGGQYGEMFYEQHQLARAWEQQQQAPHAAVANPASTTVTQDGLTRLSVPKIDLDSVVVEGTTYRSLLLGPGHMKETPAPGETGNSVITGHRDTFFRHIHELEKGDIVMVQREGKTFRYQVVGKKIVEPDDMSVVRPAKDSELTLITCYPTYYIGPAPKRLVVFSKLIGEQPDAVRASTAQ, from the coding sequence GTGGACCTGCAGTTCTGGCAGAACATCGCACGACGCTCCATGGACAGATTCCGTGCCTTTCTGCGTGCTGGAGTGCAGCACGCGCGAGAGTTCCGCAAGGACCGAAACTTGCGGCAGGCGATTTCGCCCATGCTGGTGATTGTGGGCGCGGTGCTTCTCGGCTACGTGGGTGGGCAGTACGGGGAGATGTTTTATGAGCAGCATCAGCTGGCGCGGGCATGGGAGCAACAGCAGCAGGCGCCACACGCTGCCGTGGCGAACCCAGCCTCAACGACAGTCACTCAAGACGGGTTGACCCGGCTTTCCGTCCCCAAGATCGACCTCGACTCGGTGGTAGTGGAAGGCACCACCTACCGGTCACTGTTACTGGGCCCTGGTCACATGAAAGAAACGCCCGCCCCGGGAGAGACCGGAAATTCTGTGATCACCGGTCATCGCGATACATTCTTCCGCCACATTCATGAACTCGAAAAGGGCGACATTGTCATGGTGCAGCGCGAGGGCAAGACTTTCCGCTACCAGGTGGTGGGCAAGAAGATCGTCGAACCCGACGACATGTCGGTGGTCCGCCCGGCCAAGGACAGCGAGTTGACCCTGATCACATGCTACCCGACTTACTACATCGGCCCGGCGCCAAAACGCCTGGTAGTCTTTTCCAAGCTTATCGGCGAACAGCCGGACGCGGTGCGGGCGAGCACCGCGCAATAG
- a CDS encoding YetF domain-containing protein, translated as MYPGGVVLVQIVVRTLVIYLVVLLGVRLSGKREVGQMTPFDLTLLLLISNSVQNAMTGPDTSLLGGVAAAVTLLVVNYIVAEVSGLNRRFRRLIQGSPSLLVHNGEVIAPHMAREHVSNDELMRALREHGICNVTDVALAVLEVDGSISCLKYDDVPAGAQPHKRLKFLHRNQ; from the coding sequence ATGTACCCAGGCGGCGTCGTTCTCGTACAGATCGTGGTTCGCACGCTGGTCATCTACCTCGTCGTGCTGCTCGGCGTTCGGCTGAGCGGCAAGCGCGAGGTCGGCCAGATGACGCCCTTCGATCTCACCCTGCTCCTGTTGATCAGCAATTCGGTGCAGAACGCCATGACCGGTCCCGACACCTCGCTGCTCGGTGGCGTGGCCGCGGCGGTCACCTTGTTGGTGGTCAACTACATTGTCGCGGAAGTCTCCGGCTTGAATCGCCGTTTTCGCCGCCTCATCCAGGGTTCGCCGTCGCTGCTGGTGCACAACGGTGAAGTGATTGCTCCCCACATGGCGCGCGAGCACGTGTCGAATGACGAATTAATGCGCGCCCTCCGGGAGCACGGCATCTGTAATGTGACAGATGTTGCCCTCGCTGTGCTCGAGGTCGATGGCTCCATCAGTTGTTTGAAATACGACGATGTCCCAGCCGGCGCGCAGCCTCACAAGCGGTTGAAGTTCCTGCACAGAAATCAGTAA
- the thiO gene encoding glycine oxidase ThiO: protein MKTWDAIIVGGGIIGMSLALSLRRHGAKVLVVERAEPAREASYAAAGMLADLDPHTPEALRPLAVASALMYPEFVHQLQDESGVNVDLRESGTIYFPESNFALGTIAAGMTEGDQLKSLEPCLAYTGVAVLLQERSVDPRALTTALLKAAKHRDIDVSSGTPATELMMSNAVVEGVKTAKTAFHAPVVVNCCGAWAAELAGGVRIPTRPVKGQMLALIAPRRDLLHHVVRGPEVYLVPRSDGRILVGSTTEEAGFDKRVIPDTVQRLHQKAAELVPELGEARMLEAWAGLRPGTPDGLPILGRGETDGYFVATGHYRNGILLAPVTALVMTQVIRGLPPEFELSAYSPGRFTKRGIG, encoded by the coding sequence GTGAAGACCTGGGACGCAATCATTGTTGGCGGCGGGATCATCGGGATGTCGCTGGCGTTGTCGCTGCGCCGGCATGGGGCCAAGGTGCTGGTAGTGGAGCGCGCCGAACCGGCGCGGGAAGCATCATATGCCGCGGCCGGTATGCTGGCCGATCTGGATCCGCATACGCCCGAAGCGTTGCGTCCGCTCGCAGTGGCTAGCGCCCTGATGTATCCGGAGTTCGTTCACCAACTGCAGGACGAGTCCGGCGTGAACGTGGACTTGCGCGAGTCGGGAACGATTTATTTTCCTGAGTCGAACTTTGCCTTGGGTACGATCGCGGCGGGTATGACTGAAGGCGACCAACTCAAGTCGCTGGAACCCTGCCTGGCTTATACCGGCGTCGCGGTGCTGCTGCAAGAGAGAAGCGTCGATCCTAGGGCGCTGACGACGGCTTTATTGAAAGCGGCAAAACATCGAGACATCGACGTCTCTTCGGGAACCCCGGCCACCGAGCTGATGATGAGCAATGCTGTCGTGGAGGGCGTGAAAACCGCCAAGACCGCCTTCCATGCGCCTGTGGTAGTGAATTGCTGTGGCGCGTGGGCCGCCGAGCTTGCCGGCGGCGTGCGCATTCCGACCAGGCCGGTTAAAGGCCAGATGCTGGCATTGATTGCGCCGCGACGAGACCTGCTGCATCACGTGGTGCGCGGCCCGGAAGTTTACCTGGTACCGCGCAGCGATGGGCGAATTCTGGTTGGATCGACGACAGAAGAAGCCGGCTTCGACAAGCGGGTAATCCCGGACACGGTCCAGCGCCTGCATCAGAAAGCCGCTGAACTGGTGCCCGAATTGGGCGAAGCACGCATGCTGGAGGCATGGGCTGGACTGCGGCCCGGCACCCCGGACGGCTTGCCAATCCTGGGACGCGGCGAAACCGACGGGTACTTCGTGGCGACCGGGCACTATCGCAATGGGATCCTGCTCGCGCCGGTAACCGCCCTAGTGATGACCCAGGTGATTCGCGGCTTACCGCCGGAGTTCGAACTCAGCGCGTATTCGCCGGGCAGGTTCACAAAAAGGGGAATCGGGTAA